The genomic segment GCGGATTTTTTTTTTGCGATGAAAGAGTTTGGAATAATGAGGTGCTGAATTTTACTGGGAATGATTTGAGACCGGCAAGGAGAAACATACCTTCTTTTTGTAATTTGAACTTGGACAATAACATCTTTTTGATTGGAGAGATGACAATCATGATGTCTTTGAAAAAGAATATGATAACTCAAAGAAGACCCCGTATATATAATGTTCATGTCTTGGCGGACTTCTATGGATAACCCTATGTTAGTAGTCTAAAGCAAGAAGATAGCTGGCATCTTTTGTTCGGCACCGCTTGTTGTTATAATTGTACTCTAGCTTTTCTTGAATGCAGTTGCGTTCCTTGCAAGTTAGATTTTGTTCATGTAATATATAGACCAGCTCTTTTTATGAAATTGAGGTAATTAATGAAGGAGATAAGATTTTAGGTAAATGTAAAGAAGTCTTCGGTAATTCATGACGTGTTACAGCTATTTTAACCATTCTTGGAGTCTACGTTTCTTAATCATGCTTTTCTATCCCGTCTTTGGTGTCGTATCTTGTATTATTTTGCATGCTCTATCTGTTCAATCTACTGCTTGCGTCATAACTTTGTAATCATCTATTTCAATTTGCACTAAAAATTCTCACTTTAAGTTAGTAATTGTCAATTGATGCAGTACATGTTTACTTCTCTTATTGGTTCTTcactaaatattaaaaattcatcTTTTTTGATGTCTTTAAATTTTGCCAATATTTGTTATCAGCTATATTTTGCAGAGTATTGTAGCGCGATCTTGCATGCATTTCAATTGATGTTTATTTTAAGGTTTGAGTATcaggtaaaataaaattttcataatttactCGAATGagatacaaaatatttttccatcaaagtatagaaaaatctattaagaGAAACTTCGCTGACCCTTATTAGGTATAAAACATGGCACACTTTTGTGCTCAATTCTGTTGAATTAAGTGGGTTATACATATGCACaattatttttcttataaaaaaCACTTTTCTTGTGTTGATTGATTTTAGTGTGAACGTAAACCAGGAGCTTGGCTTTCATTACAATTCATGGCAACTTATGGTATGATTTTTCAACGGTCTCATGGGGAAAGCTCACAAGTTCTGTGATGTATTTTGTAAAGCATCCGCTTTTGCTGTTGTTTGCCTAGCGACCTTGATATTTCTTTCCTTCTATTTAGTTTCATTTCTTGCAAGTAGGAAGTGTGGTTGGTTCTCAGGTGTTTCGTACAGTGGTTTCGATTAAAAGTTGATGGAAAATGGATAAACCGCCTACAATCGCCACGTTCATTGGTAGAAGTACCGATCATATCTGGTTTCATGTTTATCCACATTCTTGCTTGCAAGTGATGGCCATACCATTGCAACCGACTGCGTTAAATTATAATGTTTGGTAGTGTTTAAATATAGAAGCTCTAGCAATTATTCATTTGTTTGATAActaaatatatgttttttttcttgaagaaaagtgaaGCAAGATAACTTTGAATCTCTACACTGAATAATTTCTGATTTTCAGCCGCTTTAAAATGCATATTAAAGAGCACCGAAACATTGATGTTTCATTTCGAAGTTTGTTTCTTTTGATTTAACTTATTTTTTGACAACCAACGTCttttttttgagattatgatcagaTTTACTACAATATTGTTTGTATTTAGTAGATAAGACCAATTTCTGTCATGTTGTTCTGAAAATTTGTAAGTCAGCTGTGTGGATGCAAGAAGTTAAAAACAATTCAGTATTATGGTCATTGAAACTGGCAAGCTGTATAAATTGCAGTTAGAGTTAGAACGATGTATGCTGTACCACTTCCTTTACATGAAGAGCATGAAACGGTTTGATTTCTGCACCGAAACTATTATAATTCTTCAGTAATTTTCCATTGGTGTTAAGACATCTGAATTTTTCGAATCGATTCTGTGAAGAATAAGATTCTTGTATTGCATGTTGACGTTTTGATGGCTTACATTCCACTACTTTGAATTCATAATTATGCAGCTATTAACGTGTTCACAGTCACTGTATCTATTCCACTGGATCTATTCTATGAAACTATTTTGGTTGAAATTGTTCCTTTTTTATTTACTAGCAAGAAGTACGTGCGATGCAcgtaaatattaattatttaataaaaattaaagtttgatttttttaaaaaataatttgaatcatgtttttatttatAGTTGTTTAGTCTTTTGTCATATTagacgaataaattaattaaaaacttatatatcttaatttcaaaattgtttctcaaattaaaattcaagtcgttgattttatgttatataataaattataatgagcATAATATATAGAATAAATTGAACTGaaacaaaatttgaaaaaatatatatctaagTACCACGTATAAGGTATAAAACCTaaaaattaactaaattatggattttataaatgcataaataataatttatataagtgaagCACACTAAGgacaaataattatcaatttaaaatatttgtgactaactcatcaaaatattatcaaaactaatgaaataataatattgataataaaatataacatataataTTCCATTTAAATATTAGTGAACCTTctacataatttttttacattttgctttagaattatatatcatatataaattaattttcatataacattagttaatgaataattttttaaaaagtatataatttattttttcattaagcCATCGATTacgaattatatatattatattatatttgtatGTGTTTAGTGATTGTATATTGTTGGGATCATGAAAGAATTTAGATGaggttgaataaactctttaaaaaatatttgcttttaaaatttgttttcaaacgTTTTTAGGTGGTTGAAAGATTTTCTCAAACagctttaaaaaatatttgcttttaaaatttgttttcaaacgTTTTTAGGTGGTTGAAAGATTTTCTCAAACAGTTAAAAATATGAACCACGTGAAAAGTGTGGAAGACGGTTCAATATATCTAATAATATTTTCAACCGGTTGGCAATCTAAACAACAATATATAGTTTGAAATGTAAAAACTTGTGAAAACTAAAGACACgagaattttatggatgttcggagaaaaaCACTAatacatcaccccttcttcctctgtaggaaggattccactaaaaaactttgtctgatatataatttttttaaaaaaaatgctactaaaatatttaaatttcttattatAACCAACTCTCTTAAATTTTATAGCAGattcatattttatgatattattaatatattaacattcataattattgatataaattctactaaataatttattaaattttttacttCCAATTCTTagttaaaaaatcataaaacatattagtattaaatttcatattattatattattatcatGTTATTGTActattacatatataattattttttcttatatCTTCTTGTGATACTATAATTTATTACATAATTAGAAACTATACTAAAATATTATTACAaaattgcattaaaatcataaaataacatgtagaaagaaaattaaaaggataaaatatttaaaattagtatAAAGATGGATCatttgagaaaattaatataggagttacattttattctttaagtgatataaattaTTACAATCAATGTATATTGTAGTGATAATTCATTATCATTTGTTAgactattaattatatattatgtggAATAATTAGGCTACTAACTAATTATATATTAGGtggaataaataaaaaaatttgatatttcatttttacACTTACAACAATTAGAAATTTACAAATATATCTTTATTGAATATTTGGATTTGTATTGATGAGAAAgtcatttttatcttttgacAATTGAAAAACATGGCTAATTATCTACAAATTTGtaggtatatagataaaaaaatatatttttatcatcagacatatattgattttaaatgcacAGATTTCTCAAAAATTGTGTAgaaaattttcatgcaattaatctaacaATACACAATTTAAGGGGATaatagaaaatttacaatgaaaaattttgttattctttttacacttttataagtataatagtcaaatatatattcttttaatatttttaatgatttttttaaatttaaaaagctattcttttaatattttttctaagaATTATGTATCAAGAAAATGTTATCTAATGATGAGGCATTTATGTCCTATTATTTTTATCTTTACATtacaataataataagttttacgAGGCATTTATGTCCTattagttttatctttacattacaataataataagttttatttTGTTCAAGTTTGCACGAACGGTATTTTTGTCAATGCACAATCGAAAAACATTGCTTtttatccacacttttataggtatatagatatCGATTATCATTGCAGGTAGGTACAGAATAACACATTGCCGATTATCTTGCCAAAACCTGCAGATAAGATCAAGGTGAAGGTTTCTTCTACTGGGCTTTGGAAAGGTGAGAGGAGTTGCGTGGAAAACATTTCCGATTAGCATCGGATGTTCCAATGGCACTATTGGGATTGCCTTTGTATCAACGGAATCTCATTGTCTGTACATACATAATTGGATATGAACAATATGACCTTGTATTCTTATTGAGACTAAAATTTACGGGGAAGAAAATGTATTTATGCGTGTAATCAGATATACAGTATTTGATTATAAAAATATTCAGATATTGGGAAAAATCAATATACTTTTAATGTTGAATGGAATTCGACCAATTCCTTTCCAGTTCCTGATTGATTGCTTAGTATTTAAGTATGTTTAGTTTGGGAACTATGAAGTGTTTTAagtacataaaaatcattacaGTTAAAACGATTACATGTTTTTCTTATCCACTAATTTACTCGACCGACAAAAAGAAACCAACTAAAATCCCACTTATAACCTTGAACTGCGAACACTACTACATCTCAAACTCGGAAATTAAGAGAAAGAACAACATAAATCAATCAACAATCTGTAAAGAACGGTACTACTTGATCAATTGACAACTCTACAGTTCAGGCGTATCTCATTTCCGCCACCCTCAATGCTACTCATTTTGATCATGGACTTGATAAATCCCTCAAAAAATTCTTGTTGAATTGAAGCATATTTGGTGATCAATGCCTTGGTTGTTGAAGTTGTGAGCAGCGCTTGGTCTGAGGAGAAAATGGACTTTCCTTGAAGAAGCAATTTGTAGTACGCATTGTCAAATACTGTTGGTGTGGAGTCCAAGAAAGAGCCTGCATTATTAACCTTGTTGTGCACTGGGCAAACCTGCCTTAGACTGGCAGCAAATGATGGATTCAAAGATGGGTCGACTTCGAGTTTGGCGTTGAAGTTGTGGATTCTGTTCTGGAAAGAGGAGCAGTGGGAGAAACCAAGTGTGTGCCCTCCTGTTATGCAATTTTACCGACATTATGTGTGTCACAATGTTGTAAATTAGGAcaacacaattttttttctaaCATAAAAAAATGTGAATTACAATATGAAGACTTTAAAGAATACATTATGGATCGGAACATCATGTAAGATTTGCAACTAACCTTATATGCAAAATTGGACTGTGTTTGACAAGTTACATTACATTATTATTAGTTTGTCcgccacccccccccccccccccccccccccccacctaATCAAAATCTTGGGATCCCATAATAAGGTGATTACCTGATAATGCTACTAAATCATCAACGCCAAGGCCTCTTTGTGTGAAGCTTTGTTGCAGTTGGGATATATTGAAGGTTGGGAAAGGTAACTGTCTCGTGTCATTTCCCTTTGAAATTCTTCCATCTTTTCTACCATTCGGTACACCCCAAGTTGGACCTCCGGACTAACAATATATACATGACATGAAACAGTCAGTACAAATATAGCATCTATGGAACATGCTAATAAAGTATTAACtagttaaatttttatttgtttttcgcCAAGAAAATATCTTCAAAGAAGatataaattttcaagaaatgttCCAAATCTCACAAACTATATTCATTCACCGAAATCTTACCATAATTGATACTATAAATATAATTGATTTGCACTTACAAGGGCAACAGAATCCCTAGCAGCAAGAGCCAAGATATCAGCACAAGAGACCACACCAGGGCACTTCTCCTCTATTTCTTTCTTAGCATGATCTATTACATAAAATGCATGCAACGATATATTTGGCGGCCCATCCTTTTCAGCTTGGTTCCCTCCCTTCGAATCCAGAAGCACAGAACCATCACAACCCTTCAAATAATGGAACTCgtgattattataataaattaatcGAACTTAACACTAAAACTTTATATGTGTATGGTACGTACCCTAATGAAGCAGTCATGGAAATGCATCCTAAGTAGAGCTGCCGGGACTGTTCTATCATTAAGCATTCCTTTCTTTACATATTTGGCGACTGTCGACTCGGCTTCGGGGCATGTTTGGTGATAGTAATTCACACTTAGTGCATTTAAACAAGTGATCAAGGTTGAAGAAAAGAGTATAATAGAAACCAGAAACTTGTATAACTCCATGTATATGAGCTAATTAAGCTTAATATTGTTCTGGTGGATATACCACTTTGATATAATTGAaaggtatttatatatatatatatatatatatatatatatcatgcatgaagtacaataaaaaaataaaaataaaaatttgccCTCTCCACTGTTTGTTGGCATGTTTGGTGGGCTAAAACCACTTTGAGTTTATTTGTTTGATACGATCTAGTATTTTATTTGTATAATTTGGGTATGAAAATGTGAATTCATTAATATGTCACGAAATTACAACTGATCATATACCTTTAATTTTGAGTAACTCGTAAGTATGGAATTGAACGATGCCAAGGAAAATTGGTTCAGCTTTCTTTGCTTAGAAATCTCTCATTCTTGTATGAGAATGAATTATTATCCGATCTTGCTAAGCAAATAAGCAACGACCGTTCATGTTAAACCTAACAatacaaaattaattttttcacaCCTTTTTAATTTCTCGTAAACAAATAGGGATCTTGAAATTTATCAAAGGAAGTTATTATTATACTATAATTAAAGGAAATATATATGACCTATGTCTAAAGTACTTGAGCAGAtagaaataataattatattaaaccCATGAAAAAGTCGTACAAACTTGTTCTTTTAGGTCTGAAGTACGACCACCCAACCGATGATAACTCAACTGATTATTTGTACTATGCTTATGGATCTTGCTAAAatgtaattaaatataaattaggGGGAAAGCAAAGTCCTTTGGTGGATAGAGTCCAACAAATAAAGTTCATTAACTAATTTACGAGCCTTTTAGCTTTTGTTTTGAATCTATTCATAGGAtcaatcaaatatatatatatatatatagttcatTAACTAATTTACGAGCCTTTTAGCTTTTGTTTTGAATCTATTCATAGGAtcaatcaaatatatatatatatatatatatatatatatatatatatatatatatacactagaAGATATgtacgtgcgttgcacgtgTGGAACATATAACAACCGTAATTTCTAAATTTctcatgatatattttgaaattataaagaTCTATACATATATCGCGTCATTGAAAAATTAGCTATAAGTTCTACAAGTATTTATCGAAAGAAATTTGACAGGACATAAAACATGAAGATAATtgtaaaaaatttttaaaaaatttatttttcgagcaaaaaaaatatttaaaaaacataagtaaaatcttataaatcattttaagtaATTATAGATGTAAGAATAATTTGTTTCACATAAAAAAGATTTGAATTCATTCTTATTCCTGATCATTTTCTatcactttgatgtatataaaaGTAATTATtacaaataaaatcaatttaagcTCATTTCAATTCTTTTGAAGTGTTCTCTCATGGaaccaaataattatttgggtctATCATGCATAAAGTTTTACGGTTTGGTCCATTGACACTCAAGTCAGTGCAATTCTCATTATGTTCGCAATTAGCTTTGTATATGGCTTCGCACggtatatcaaaattataagaaataaaagTTTTGTCTTGTGTAACAAATATAACATTTGACCTGAAGATCAAGAAATGTTTGAACAAAAATATTAATCTTTCATTGTTATTTAGTTTTGTTGGGTTAAGCATGCACGAGTGAGAGTAGTACTAAAATGGATGAAGTATTAGGAAGTTCTTGTGCGTATTACTGACATTGTGTCGCTTATTTTAAATtccattaaaaatataattattttttaaaaaaatactgtAAATCTTAttccaaaataaaatttcagttttctttaattgattttaaaattcatcaatgactaaaaaaaaaacatgtatttaTTAATACTATTTAACGAAAATAAAGACATACATGTAAATTCAAACAATTTACGTTATTAATAGATGGTTAATTTACtcaagttaaaaataaaattgtcacAGAAACTCATATGAAGCAGTTTCGTGTGTCAATTttgtaaaacatgtatccaatccgACCTgaatcatgaaaaaaatattgttttttactCTGAGAATGATTGGGTCGACCCGTATTAGGATACATATaaatgaaaccgtctcacagaaAACATACTCAAAAATTGGAGAActgtaaaattttgaaaaatagtgtaaaattcatctttcttcgatttattttaaaatgcattaaCATTAGTTGATAAAAAATGTCGACTCGTCTTAGAGATATATCAACTTGATACCATCTTACAGATGATTTACTCAAAAATTGGATAACTAAAAATTTTTGAGCAAAAACATAAACTtcatttttattctatttattttaaaatttattaattaatgaaaaaatataaatcaaacaaaaagacatcctaaaaataaagataaagttcataaaaaaaaacagagataaataaaaaaaaataaatattttaaaaataagtttataattcattttttttaaaaaaaatggaacgtaaattttattattcttctatttattttatatttcattacatatattgtttttttaaaagaaaaaacataGAGTGTAAATTTCATTCTAATACATGGTgactgaaatatatattttttcaatttattttagaattcaCTAATAGATGTGAGAACAaaccaaaaaattta from the Primulina tabacum isolate GXHZ01 chromosome 8, ASM2559414v2, whole genome shotgun sequence genome contains:
- the LOC142552911 gene encoding peroxidase 64; translation: MELYKFLVSIILFSSTLITCLNALSVNYYHQTCPEAESTVAKYVKKGMLNDRTVPAALLRMHFHDCFIRGCDGSVLLDSKGGNQAEKDGPPNISLHAFYVIDHAKKEIEEKCPGVVSCADILALAARDSVALSGGPTWGVPNGRKDGRISKGNDTRQLPFPTFNISQLQQSFTQRGLGVDDLVALSGGHTLGFSHCSSFQNRIHNFNAKLEVDPSLNPSFAASLRQVCPVHNKVNNAGSFLDSTPTVFDNAYYKLLLQGKSIFSSDQALLTTSTTKALITKYASIQQEFFEGFIKSMIKMSSIEGGGNEIRLNCRVVN